The proteins below are encoded in one region of Telopea speciosissima isolate NSW1024214 ecotype Mountain lineage chromosome 10, Tspe_v1, whole genome shotgun sequence:
- the LOC122641967 gene encoding peptide chain release factor PrfB2, chloroplastic isoform X2 gives MGFFPNLIKTSYNISLFLPQNFRSRIQKLSLLISCLPKSKKTSIVQTTNSQSTVPSGFRVLQHILAFSSPEIRTIKIPTSLHGLLVPSTGVHCWFSSQASTVPRTSDGLTVAGIVAGQWPILDENEGDWKSHAAAIAQSIQLIKKRLQWKKMVVRLEMLSVELNKANLWDDPVHAGKISREHGSLMGKMKEVNGFERELLEHIDMLKLAREETDGELESECLRALLTMRRSVKEKELEALLAGEQDSCSCFIEVQAGAGGTESMDWAAMVMSMYKLWAQRHRYGVTVVDEMPGEIAGIKRATIKVDGEYAFGYAKAEVGVHRLVRISPFDSGKRRHTSFAAVAVIPILADTVSYFQINESDLRIERFRAGGAGGQHVNTTESAVRIVHIPTGVTATCQNESTEFDLV, from the exons ATGGGAttttttccaaatttgataAAAACATCATATAATATATCATTATTTCTCCCTCAAAATTTTAGAAGTAGAATTCAGAAGCTCTCCCTTCTCATCTCCTGTCTCCCTAAATCAAAGAAAACTTCCATTGTCCAAACAACGAATTCCCAGTCCACGGTTCCTtctgggtttagggttttgcagCATATTTTGGCCTTTTCTTCTCCAGAGATCCGAACCATAAAAATCCCAACTTCTCTTCATGGCCTCCTCGTTCCTTCAACTGGTGTTCACTGTTGGTTCAGTTCTCAGGCCTCTACCGTACCCAGGACTTCTGATGGCCTAACTGTCGCCGGTATTGTCGCTGGTCAATGGCCAATACTTGATGAGAACGAAGGAGATTGGAAGAGCCATGCAGCAGCCATCGCTCAATCAATTCAGCTAATTAAGAAGCGGTTACAG TGGAAGAAGATGGTAGTTAGGTTGGAAATGCTATCCGTGGAGCTGAATAAGGCTAACCTTTGGGATGATCCAGTTCATGCTGGAAAGATTAGCCGCGAGCATGGATCACTCATGGGAAAGATGAAAGAGGTGAATGGATTTGAGCGAGAATTGCTCGAGCACATTGATATGCTAAAGCTTGCACGAGAAGAGACCGATGGAGAGCTGGAATCG GAATGCCTGAGAGCTTTACTAACGATGAGGAGGAGTGTGAAGGAGAAAGAGCTTGAAGCTTTGTTAGCTGGGGAACAGGATTCTTGTTCTTGCTTCATAGAG GTTCAAGCAGGAGCTGGGGGTACAGAAAGCATGGACTGGGCTGCCATGGTCATGAGCATGTATAAATTGTGGGCTCAACGCCACAGATACGGAGTCACTGTTGTGGATGAGATGCCCGGTGAGATTGCAGGAATTAAG CGTGCAACGATCAAGGTTGATGGTGAATATGCATTTGGTTATGCCAAAGCAGAAGTTGGGGTACACAGATTGGTGCGAATTTCACCTTTTGACAGTGGAAAGCGCCGGCATACTTCTTTTGCTGCTGTAGCTGTAATTCCCATCTTGGCTGATACTGTATCTTATTTTCAAATTAATGAATCTGATCTCCGCATTGAGCGGTTCCGTGCCGGAGGAGCTGGTGGCCAGCATGTTAACACAACCGAAAGTGCAGTCAGAATAGTTCACATTCCTACTGGAGTTACTGCCACCTGTCAAAATGAAAG TACAGAATTTGATTTAGTGTGA
- the LOC122641967 gene encoding peptide chain release factor PrfB2, chloroplastic isoform X1 — MGFFPNLIKTSYNISLFLPQNFRSRIQKLSLLISCLPKSKKTSIVQTTNSQSTVPSGFRVLQHILAFSSPEIRTIKIPTSLHGLLVPSTGVHCWFSSQASTVPRTSDGLTVAGIVAGQWPILDENEGDWKSHAAAIAQSIQLIKKRLQWKKMVVRLEMLSVELNKANLWDDPVHAGKISREHGSLMGKMKEVNGFERELLEHIDMLKLAREETDGELESECLRALLTMRRSVKEKELEALLAGEQDSCSCFIEVQAGAGGTESMDWAAMVMSMYKLWAQRHRYGVTVVDEMPGEIAGIKRATIKVDGEYAFGYAKAEVGVHRLVRISPFDSGKRRHTSFAAVAVIPILADTVSYFQINESDLRIERFRAGGAGGQHVNTTESAVRIVHIPTGVTATCQNERSQHQNKAMAMSVLQSRLNQLEMARQAQLNAQHTQSLTEISWGNQIRTYVLHPYRMVKDLRTNYEVSDPDSVLEGDLDGFILSFLSASLDKNEDNR, encoded by the exons ATGGGAttttttccaaatttgataAAAACATCATATAATATATCATTATTTCTCCCTCAAAATTTTAGAAGTAGAATTCAGAAGCTCTCCCTTCTCATCTCCTGTCTCCCTAAATCAAAGAAAACTTCCATTGTCCAAACAACGAATTCCCAGTCCACGGTTCCTtctgggtttagggttttgcagCATATTTTGGCCTTTTCTTCTCCAGAGATCCGAACCATAAAAATCCCAACTTCTCTTCATGGCCTCCTCGTTCCTTCAACTGGTGTTCACTGTTGGTTCAGTTCTCAGGCCTCTACCGTACCCAGGACTTCTGATGGCCTAACTGTCGCCGGTATTGTCGCTGGTCAATGGCCAATACTTGATGAGAACGAAGGAGATTGGAAGAGCCATGCAGCAGCCATCGCTCAATCAATTCAGCTAATTAAGAAGCGGTTACAG TGGAAGAAGATGGTAGTTAGGTTGGAAATGCTATCCGTGGAGCTGAATAAGGCTAACCTTTGGGATGATCCAGTTCATGCTGGAAAGATTAGCCGCGAGCATGGATCACTCATGGGAAAGATGAAAGAGGTGAATGGATTTGAGCGAGAATTGCTCGAGCACATTGATATGCTAAAGCTTGCACGAGAAGAGACCGATGGAGAGCTGGAATCG GAATGCCTGAGAGCTTTACTAACGATGAGGAGGAGTGTGAAGGAGAAAGAGCTTGAAGCTTTGTTAGCTGGGGAACAGGATTCTTGTTCTTGCTTCATAGAG GTTCAAGCAGGAGCTGGGGGTACAGAAAGCATGGACTGGGCTGCCATGGTCATGAGCATGTATAAATTGTGGGCTCAACGCCACAGATACGGAGTCACTGTTGTGGATGAGATGCCCGGTGAGATTGCAGGAATTAAG CGTGCAACGATCAAGGTTGATGGTGAATATGCATTTGGTTATGCCAAAGCAGAAGTTGGGGTACACAGATTGGTGCGAATTTCACCTTTTGACAGTGGAAAGCGCCGGCATACTTCTTTTGCTGCTGTAGCTGTAATTCCCATCTTGGCTGATACTGTATCTTATTTTCAAATTAATGAATCTGATCTCCGCATTGAGCGGTTCCGTGCCGGAGGAGCTGGTGGCCAGCATGTTAACACAACCGAAAGTGCAGTCAGAATAGTTCACATTCCTACTGGAGTTACTGCCACCTGTCAAAATGAAAG GTCACAACATCAGAATAAGGCTATGGCAATGTCTGTGCTTCAGTCTCGGTTAAACCAGCTCGAGATGGCCCGTCAAGCGCAGTTGAATGCTCAGCATACACAGTCCCTCACTGAAATTAGTTGGGGCAACCAGATACGGACTTATGTTCTCCAT CCCTATCGCATGGTCAAGGATCTTCGAACAAATTATGAGGTCTCTGATCCTGATTCTGTTCTTGAAGGTGATCTTGATGGATTCATCTTGAGCTTCCTATCTGCTTCTTTGGATAAAAATGAGGATAACCGATAA